DNA sequence from the Clostridia bacterium genome:
TAGAGGAAAAAAAGGTTAACAGACCCAAAGTTCAAAACCTTATTCTTGAAAACAGAGAAAAGCTAAGCGTATCAGGAGTGATCGATGTAGAAAGTTTCAATGATGAATGTGTGATAGTAGATACAGAGCTGGGTGTTTTGGTTATCAGAGGGGAAGATTTGCATATAAACAAACTCAACCTTGATGATTCCGTATTAAATATTGAAGGAGATATTATGAGTTGTGAGTACTCTGATAAAGAGGGTTCAAAATCGAAAACCGGATTCTTCAGCAAGATGTTTAAGTGATGGCGCAACATAACTGCGCTTTAGGGGGTTAATGATTTAAATTGTCAATTTCCGTTAGCAGTCAGGCATATGTTTTTTTATACTCAATACTTGGTGGTATGGCAATAGCCTTTATATATGATATTTTCAGAATTAAAAGGAAACGTGTCAAAACCAGGAGCATAGTATTGCACTTGGAAGACTTTCTTTACTGGATCATAGTTTCCCTTGTTATGTTTGCCTCCGTATATTACAGCAATGAAGGTGAAATAAGGGGTTTTATATTTATAGGAACGATTCTGGGTGTTATCTTTTATGCACTAGCCTTTAGTAGAATTGTGATGAAGGTCAGCCTTAAGGTAATCGATATTACTATTAAGTGCGTGAAGACTATTTGGCTTATTTTATCCTATCCATTCAAGATTATTTTTAAAATACTATCAATTCCGATACGGTTTATTTTTAAACTCCTTGGAAAATATATGAGAAAAGCGAGGAGAGCAAGCAGAAGCAAGGCTGCAAAGCTTGCGTTATGGGGGAGGATGATAAAACATAGAAGAAAAAAGATTTAATTGCAAAAAAATTGAAAATCCAGAAGGATTTTTTTCCGATATATAGAATAATTATATATATTAAGCTTTGACAGTGTATTAGGGCAAAATATTTCCTGGTACATACCAAGGAAGGGAGTCAAAAGTTAAATGAGCAAAAGAAAAAAATCCAAACTCGGGCTGATCTTGATAGTCGCTGTTTTAGTAGTTTTTGCCCGCGTAATGATTGACCAGCAGAGAATTTTATATGCAAAAGAAAACCAGAGGGATAACCTGCAAAAAAAGATAGAAGAACAGAACAGGATCAATGAAGAACTCAATAATCAAAAGAAGATCATGAACACCGATGAGTATGCTGAAAAAGTAGCCAGAGATGAGCTTGGCATGATAAAGCCCGGTGAAAGAGTATTTGTTGATGTAAACAAATAATACCTCCCAACCAGGGTACACTTTTTATAGATGATAATATAATAATATAGCAGTGTGAATTTGTAGCGCTGATATCCCGTAAAGTGCCTTGAACAGGTGCTTGACGAAAGATGCGGATATGCTATATAATCGAATTACTTATTATACTTAAGGAGGATTTCTTATTTTATGCTGGTTGAGGTAGGTAAAGTAGTTGAAGGGAAGGTTTCGGGCATAACGAATTTTGGAGCTTTTATTCAACTACCGGGTGGTAAGACAGGTCTGGTTCACATCTCTGAGGTTGCTGAAGAATACGTTAAGGATATTAGTACACATCTTAAGGAAAATCAGTCAGTTAAAGTAAAAGTTATTTCGGTAGATAATAATGGGAAAATCAGTTTATCTATAAAAAAGGCTGTCGATAAACCAAAAATCAAATCGAGCAGGCCTATGGAGATAGATTGGAACAGAAATAGCAGCAGCGATAACCTGTCGTTTGAAGAACGCCTTTCTAAATTTATGAAAGACAGCGATGAAAAACTACACGACCTTAAGAAGAACTTTGAATCTAAAAGGGGAAGTGGAGGATATAAGAAATCCATACAGTTTTAATTTGTTTTATGAATACAACGGGCTATAGGCCCGTTTTTATTATTTATAAAGAATGTGTAAAAAATTGGGATCAAATAAATATTGACACATATAGTTGAATATAATATAATAGTAAAGTCGCTAATGAGTGATACGCCATAATAAATATGCCGGAGTGGCGGAACTGGCAGACGCACAGGACTTAAAATCCTGCGATCCTTACCGATCGTACCGGTTCGATTCCGGTCTCCGGCACCAAATAATATCTAAATGCATATAGTGATATTATGAGTATTGTTAACATTACTCAAGGCAAAAAAAGGAACACAAAAAATTTATATATTTGGGAATACTCTTTAGGTATATAGCCCAAACTTAATCATCGCGGGATGGAGCAGTCCGGTAGCTCGTCGGGCTCATAACCCGAAGGTCGTAGGTTCAAATCCTGCTCCCGCAACCATGAAAATAAAAGCTTTCAGAGAATACTCTGGAAGCTTTTATTTTATTTTAAAGTATATATTAATACGTACAGGCGATTCTATCCGGTAGACAAAAAAATATCGCACTGAGAATATGCGATAAGGAGGTTTGAGTATGTAAACCCCAATAAGGGGTCTGAAAATGTCATGGTTATATAACTCAAATGTAATACTGTTGTAATAATTTTATTTTACTACGTTATTAGTTTAAAAACCAGGAGAATTTGTGGTCATTAAGTAATACAAATGTTGCCGCTTCAGCTCTGATTATTAATCTTTTCCCTGACTGTACGGGAATCATCCGAGCCGGAAATACTATCACTGTATTTTGATTTTTGATGATCTACTCTGATCAGCCTTTCCAGCTCTAACTGGTTTTTAGCTTTGATTTCTTCAGCCCTTACCAGAGCATCAGCCTTGATTTGTTCGACTTTTAGTTTGTATTTTGATACCTGTACGGTTACCACAATTGTTATTGCAGTCAGACATCCGGCAATAGGGATAATAATGTCTTCAATATTTTCCAGCATAATTTACCTCCAGGACTGGTATTTTAAATATACTATGTTACTTATTGCATTCAGTATAATATATACATCTGCATACAGCAGCTGTTTGGAAACGGATCTATAATAATCAATAAAGCTGAAGGTTATCAAAGTTAATAATGATTTTCTTCAGCTTTTCTAATTTATATCAAATTGATGTAGAGAGCAAACCAGTATAACTTACCAAATTACTTCTGTCTTTTGGATGTTTTTGTCTGTTTATACTTTAATCTTATAAATTCTGCATAATCTTCGATCTGTCTTACAGCCTCATCCGGCAGACCGAACACATCAATACAAAGGGTATCAGGGGTAAGTTCATCCTCTCTCTTACCGCTCTTTTCAGAACAACCGATGAGGTAATCGGTTGAAGTCTCATAAACCTCAGCAAAAAGCTTTAGTGTCAGAGGGTCAGGAGAACTGACATTATTTTCATAGTTTGAAATAGTTTTATTATTAATGCCTGTCTGCTTTGAGACGTCTATTTGTGTAAGGTTTTTTCTTTCACGGGCATTTCTTAAGCGGTCTCCCAGTGTTTTCAAGTCAATCCCTCCATAGCCCAATTATATAAGATTGGAGAATCTATATAAAAGTTTTCCAAAAACTTTAGAAATAAGTATTGACATCGAATAAACTGGGAAATAAAATCTATATGATTCCCGGGAAAAAAGAATTGTATTTATAATAATAGATAGGAGGTTGGAAAATGACTGATGAAACATTATTGGAAATACAGAAGAAAATAAACAGGGCACAGGCCATCAAACGTCAGGTAAGCGAACTGAAAAAGCTGCGTGGAAAGACAACCCAGATAAAGCTTTGGGGCATATGCCTTTATTATGATGAAGAATGTAAAGAGGGTTTGTACACAGATCTACCATTGGAGGATGTAAGCTGGTTCATAAATGAATATATCATGAAGAAAGTAGAGGGTCTGGAACAGGAATTTGCAGCACTTTGATCAGGCTGGTTGTGGTTATGGAGGCTGTAGAAAGAGATGTGCAGAGCAGAGAAAAAAACGTGATTTAAGGGGACTGAATGCCACTCTATGATACCTCATGCTCAAGACACTCAAGGCATTTCAGAAGTATTTCTGCTGTCGCCCTTGTATCGAATTCTGCTCTATGCCAGCCTCCATCCTTTATGCCAACATGCTGTGCAACTGTAGCAAGTTTATGATTTGTCAGAGAAGGAAATGCTTTGCGGCTTAAAATCAGAGTATCAAGTGAAGGGTTGCTAACTTTGTATCCGCATTTTTCTGCATGATATTTTAAAAACTTCATATCAAAGTTGGCATTGTGGGCAACTATTAACAGATCCCCTATGAAGTCAATAAGTTTTGGCATGACATCTTCAATACATGGAGAGTCTTTTACCATTTCATTTGTAATGCCATTTATTTGTGTAATATATCCTGGTATTCTGGTTTTTGGCTTAACAAGGGTAATGTAGCTGCCAACAAACTTTCTGTCAATGTATTTTAATGCTGATACTTCTATGATTTCATTTGCCTCGGCACTAAGACCTGTTGTTTCGAAATCTATTACAATAAAGTCATTGCACTTTCCGCTCCACTTTTTTGGCATAAGTAATTTCCTTTGGCTTTATTATTAGTAGGATTACATTAATTAATATGTAAGTATTCCTCTATCTTAACATTATATTTTATAAACGGGATACAAGCAATGTTTTTAAAGAAGGATAGTGGTTTAACCTGCTGATTCATTGAAGAGATGGAAACTACATGCTGGTGCGGAAAAAGCTGCTATAAGTTCCGGTGTAAAAGATGGAAGTGTAATAAAAAGAAGAACAGACAGATATAGGGGCCGATGATAAGTACATAAGCTTGTGCAGGGCCTAATGGGAGTAGGGGAAGCAAAAGGGGTAATTAGCCCCTTTTGCTTGAATCCCTGACAATCAGGTTGGGTGACAGCATATTATACTGTACTTGCAGACTCGGATTTTTCAATTTGTTCATAAGCGCATTTGCAGCGTGTACCCCCAATTCAAACACATCTATGTCCACTACGCTCAGTTCTGGTTCCGTGTACTGTGATAAGGGATAGTTATCAAAGCCTATTACTGCGATATCTTTTGGTACGGATAGTTTTTTCTTCTTTATTGCCTGCATTGCTCCAAAAGCTATAAAGTTACTTGCGCATACTACGCTGTCTGGTATCTTGGGAAGGTCCAGCAATTCGTTCATAAGCCTGAAGCCATCTTCTGCCGTGGAGTCACCTTCCTTAATATATGCCTTATTGATGCCCATGCCGTTTGTTTGGAGCACACTTATATAGCCCTGCTGCCTTTTTGTTGTTATTGCATCATCAGTGGTTCCCCCTATGAAAGCAATTCTCTTATAACCTTCATCCAGCAGATGAGATGTTGCTATTTCACCTGCAAGCTTGTTGTTTATATCAATCCAACACGCATTTGATTCAAAGTTAGGCTGACCTATTACTATATATGGAAAGTTGAGGTCTTCCAGTTTTTGTACTATACTTTTGTTTATGGAAGCTACATGGAGTATAAGGCCATCTACGCGCTTTTCCATAACGATCTTGTCAAGAGCATTTTTTCCATTAACCAGAGAGCTTACATTGGAGAGATTAAGCAGGTACCCGTTTTCGTGTGCTATTACTTCGATACCGCCGAGAATTTCGTACAGGTACGGATTCAAAAAAGCGTCCGACCTTTTTAGTTCCATAAAAATCCCAATAATATTCGAGCTTTGCTGAACAAAACTTCTGGCAATACGGTTCGGATAATATTTTTGTTCTTCCATTATCTTTCGTATTCTATTTTTGGTTGTATCGGGTATAGTAGGGCTGTCATTTATAACCTTTGAGACGGTTGAGATTGACACGCCAGCTATTTTTGCTATATCTTTTATTGTTACTGCCATAATTAACACCTCACATTTGTCACTAGGGAAAACATTGTATTAACCTTAATTCATAGTATAGTATAGCATAAAGTATGGGTATGTACTAATAAAATTTTCCTAAAAATTTTTGTGCAAATTGATGTAGTTGATCATAATTGTTTTACTGGCATACCTATAAACGCAGTAAAATCAGGGCTAATAAGGTTTCTAAAATATTTTTAAAAAATTTAAGTAAAAAAGAAGGAATTTCGCAATTGCTGTAGAATATATTTTATTAGTAAAACATTTTCCTAAAATTTATTAAGCTAGTCAATACTAAATATACCCTGAAACCTTGAAATGGTTTAATACGACAGGTAAAATGGAGATTGACATAAACTTAATTATGATGTAGAATGAAGGAAAGCGTTTTACTAAATGAAGGGAGGAGTAAATATGAAAAAACTAATTTCCACCACGTTAGCTGCTGTGTTATCACTTTCCCTGCTTTTAACAGGTTGTGGTACAAAAACTGAGGGCAGTAAGACAGATGAAACACAAAACGGAACTACAACTGAAGTACAGGCATCTAAGGAGGACGCAAAACCGGTAGAGTTGACCTTATGGCAAGAAACGGAGAAAGCTATTGCCGATGTTATAAGTGCACAGCTTAAGAAACTGGAACCGGCTATTAAAGTTAACGTTGTAAGAAAAGAAAAGGTTACTGAAGCATTGAAGCTGGTTGCAGCAGATGCTAACGGAGCGCCCGATCTCTTATGGTTTGCTCATGATAAGATAGGTTTGTTTGCAACTATGGGAGTGTTGGAACCTCTGGATCAATATGTTTCCGCAGAGAAATTTGATAATTTCCTGCCGATGACGAGGAAAGCAGGGATGTTCAAAGAACAGACCTATCAGATTCCCGCATATTTCGAAACTTTGCTTTTTATGTACAATAAAGACCTATTAAGCACTCCACCTGCTACTACTGACGACCTCCTCGCAATGATGAAGGAAAAAACAAAAGACGGAAACTACGGATATGTAGAGCAACATAGTACAGCCTACTATGCTGCAGCATGGATGAACGGATTCGGCGGCTACATAATTAATGGTAATTCAGAACCTGGTCTTGATAAACCTGAAACTATAGACGCAGTTGCTTACCATAAGGAATTTGCCAAGTTAATGCCTAAAGACGGTGAATTTAAAACTGTAACTACATTATTCTACGAAAAGAAAGCAGCTTCTACATTAAACGGGCCATGGATAATCCCGAATTCAAAGCAGGCAGGTATTAACCTCGGATTTGCAGCACCTCCTGTAATAAACAAAAACGGCAAGGCATTAAGCCCATTTGCAGGTGTACAGGGATTAATGATGTTGAAAGCATGTAAAAACAAGGAAGCTGCAGCTAAAGTTATAAACTTCCTGACAGAAAAAGATCTTGGAGTTGCACTGGCTGAGTCTACCGGAGCAGCACCTGCGCATAAGGCTGCTTATGAAGAAGAAAAAATAAAGAGTAATGAATTGATCAGCGCTATGAAAGCAGCAGCAGAAAATGCTACGCCAATGCCAAATGTTCCAGAAATGGATGTAATGTGGACAGTAACAGAGAATGCTCTTGTAGCAGTAAATAAAAAGGACGGAGATCCTAAGGCGGAATTTGAAAAAGCACAGAAAGAAGCATTAAAGCTAATAGAAGACATGAAATAGATTTTTGGCAGGTGTTCCATTTAGAGTGGAGCATCTGCCCCCCTTGATTATAGGAAAGTATGGTTTTTTGCTTTTACCGCACAATTTTGGGAGGCTAGTAAATATATGAAAAATAATCTGTATGACAATTCCAGGCCTTTTGCTTACATATCGCTGTCATGGCTGCTTATACTTGCAATCGTCCTTTTTCCTATTATCTATACAATATACATTTCTCTGACAAATATGAACGTTTTTCACTGGACAGATTTCACCTTCAAGGGTGCGGACAACTACATAAAAGCATTGACCAATCTTGATGAGGGATTTATAGTTGTACTGGCTCGGACCCTTATATGGACTGTTGTGAATCTGGTACTGCAGGTTGGTATAGCCTTAACCTTTGCTCTTATTCTTAATATTGAAGGTCTGAAATACAGCGGATTATACAAAACTATCCTCATGATCCCATGGGCAATGCCGGGATATATTTCTGCTCTGATCTGGAGAAACGGTATATTTGACAATCAATACGGGCTATTCAATCAGATACTCAGATCTCTGAATTTTGAGGGTGTTGACTGGCTGAATAGTGACTTGATGGCATTTATAGCCTGCCTGGTTGTAAACCTGTGGATGGCGCTTCCGTTCATGATATTGATGATCTACGGAGGATTACAGAGTATTGATAAGTCTTACTATGAAATAGCGGAAATTGAGGGCGCGAAGACTCTCTCAAGAGTAACCAGGATAACATTGCCACTTTTAAGGCCTATACTTATTCCGGCCGTGACTATTACTGCGTTTGTAACATTCAAACAGTTTGACATAATATACCTTATGACTCAGCAGACAGGTTCAAAGACTGGTGCAGATATACATGTGATAATTACTTATGTATTTGAAAAAGCTTTCGTTACCAATAACTATGGATATAGTTCGGCATTATCTGTACTGATATTTGTAATAATAATAATTTTAACTGGCCTAAATCAAAGATATATGAGGGAAAGGAAGGAGTTGAACTAAATGATGGAGAGTAAAAAATCCAAAACCTTATTAGTGCATTCAGCAGCACATGTAATAATGATAGTAGTATGTATTCTCTTCCTTGTACCTATAATATACACCCTATTGATTTCACTAAAGTCATCCAATTCCCTTGTTAGCTCAACTCTGGAGATTATCCCCAAGGATGTTACCCTGGATAATTACAAGGCGATACTGTTTGAGGAACCGTTTTTTGTATGGACGAAGAATAGTCTTATACTGACTCTCAGCACAGTGGTTTTTGCTTTGGCTGTGGCATCTCCTGCTGCTTATGCATACTCAAGGTTCAAATTCAAACTCAGAAGCGGTACATTATATATGTTTTTACTGCTGAACGCCTTTCCAGCCATTCTTTCGATGGTAGCCATATACAGGCTGCTCAGAATATTAGGACTTATGAATACATATTCAGGACTTATACTGGTTTATACAGGTGGAATGATTATTTTTGGGATATGGAACATGAAAGGGTATTTCGATTCCATTCCGGTAGAAATTGAACATGCGGCTATGATTGACGGAGCTAGCCATCTGAAAATACTGATAAGCATAGTACTTCCATTGGCGAGGCCTGTACTGATAGTAACGGGTGTAATGATCTTTATCTCAACCTGGAATGAATATATATACGCTGTAAATTTCCTCACCAGCAGGGATAAATTTACCCTTGCGACGGGCTTGTATTCTCTTCAGGGAACGGAGTTTACGAGAAACTGGCCGGTTTTTGCTGCCGGATCTCTTATCGTATCATTCCCTGTACTCATTGTATTTTTCCTGATTCAAAAATATATGGTATCCGGCCTTACTGTAGGCGGAATCAAATAATAACACACTGCAGCTAATGCATACCTGCCGTATGGCAGGATCGACAAAATAAAGTTAATCCCATAAAAGCATAGCTTTTTGGGTGCCTGATGGGAAAATCCATTTGGCACATTGGGGACATGGAGAGGATAAAATGTTTATTGAGGCTATAGAACATGCAAATGACTCTGTATACGCACATGCAATAGATGAAAGGACAATAGTTCTCCGCCTGAGAGCAAAGAAAGGCGATCTTAAAGAATGTGTACTTTTTTATGGTGACAGGGCTTGCTTTGTAGAACCTGTTATCATGGATGGTATTAAAATGGAGTTGGCTGCTTCGGATTTGCTTTACGATTACTTTGAAGTTGAGCTTAAATGCCAGTATACAAGAGTTTGTTACTACTTCTGGTTAAGTGACGGCATCACTTCAACTTTCTATTACGGATATGAGTTCCATGATAAGGTGGATTGCCACCGTTCAGAGTATTTTCAGTTTGCTTTCCTCAGAAGGGAAGAAATTGCAGATGTTCCAGGATGGTTGAAAGAATCGGTCATATATCAGATTTTTCCGGACAGTTTTGCCACAGCAGAGAGGTACATATCCGGGAAAGAAAGCTGCCAGGAGACTGTAGACGGGGAGATATGCAAAGGTAGGCTCGGAGGCACATTAAGGGGAGTAACAGCCAACATACCCTATATGCAGGAGCTTGGGATAAATTGTATTTATATAAACCCGATTTTTCCTGGAAACAACTACCATAAGTATGATACAATCGACTATTTTTCCATAGACCCATGCTTTGGAAGCAAAGAGGATTTCAAGGAAATGGTCAGCAAATGCCATGAAGCAGGTATTAAAGTTATTCTTGATGGGGTTTTCAATCATTCGGGAGCAGGATTTTTTGCTTTTAAAGATGTTCTTGAAAAAGGTGAGAATTCCAAATATAAGGATTGGTTTTACAGGCTTGAATTCCCTGTTCAATTTTATGATAAGCCTAATTATGATTGCTTTGCATATGAAAAGCATATGCCGAAACTGAACACTGGGAATCCGGAGGTTATAGATTACTTTACAAAAGTAGGCGTTTACTGGATTAAGGAAGCGGATATTGATGGATGGAGGCTTGATGTAGCCAATGAGATCGATCATGATTTCTGGAGAAGCTTCCGCAAGGCAGTAAGAGCAGTTAGGCCCGATGCCGCCCTAATAGGGGAAGTATGGGAAGATGCCCAGTCGTGGCTATGTGGAGATCAGTTTGACTCAACAATGAATTATAGATTTACCCATTTATGTGACAGGTTTTTTGCTAAAAGGCAGATAAGTGTAGAAGCTTTTGACGGCAAAGTCAATGCAATGCTTATGCGGTATAGAAAAAACCTGCTGTACGGGCAAATGAATCTTTTAGACAGTCATGACGTTCCACGTTTTCTCTCAAAGTGCGGGGGAGATATCAGAAGGCAGAAGCTTGCAGCTCTTTTCCAGATGATGTTTACAGGTACTCCTTCTGTATACTATGGAGATGAAAAAGGAATGTCGGGTTGGGAAGAACCAGAATACAGAGCTCCTATGGTTTGGCAGGATGATGCTTATGCAAGTGATGTATTTGAATACTATAAAAAGCTGATCAGGATACGTAAGGAAAATTTTGCTCCTCTTATGGGAGCGTACCGGACATTGGTAAAGGATAATGCAGGCAGTACCTATGCATTTGAAAGAAGAAAAGATGATAAAAGTTTAGTTGTAGCTCTAAATAACAGTGATTTTGAGAGAGAGATAGAAATACCGGTAGGTAATGGCGTAACCCGCATCACCGATCTGTTTGAAGGAAATGACTGTTCCGTCCGTGACTCGGTAGTAAAGGTCAAACTACAGCCAATGAAGGGAACTGTATTAAGGGTTGATTATTAAAGAATGTGTGCAGAGCTTGTAAATAGCATCTGCACACATTTTTTTTTGATTAATATGGTACTTAACTTGGTCATTTGCAGACAAAACGGACAAGTACCTTTGTCCCCGCACCTGGAGTGCTTGCAACTGAAATGGTACCTTTGTGGGCTTCAATGATTTGTTTTGCTATTGCCATGCCCAATCCTGAACCCTTATGTGCCTCCCCTGTGTTTGTTCCTCTGTAGTATCTGTCAAAAAGCCTGTCAAGATCCTCGGGCACAATACCTTTACCGTTATCGGCAATTTCTATCGCTATAAGGTCATCCTGCTTTATAGATATGTTTATTTTAGTACCTTTGTCATTGTGGACCAATGCGTTGTATATGACGTTAGTAAACGCTCTCCGGAGCATTATGCAGTCACATGAGAACATAATACTTTCTTCCTGATGATCTAAGGTGATTTCGGCATCTTCGTATTCCGGGTGGTTGAGAATATCGATTACTGTATCTCTTACAATGTCTATAAGGTTTTCTGCTCTCATATCCGGCAGGTTAAGTGATGTTTTGAGCTGGTATGTCAGCTTTAAGTCATCTATCAGATTTCCGATGTAATTTGTCTTGTTTGATATCACTTCAGCGTACTTTTTTTGTTCTTCCGTGGAAAGATTATACGCCGGGTCAAGGAGAATTTCCGAATAACCCTTTATAGAAGATAAAGGAGTTCTGATATCATGAG
Encoded proteins:
- the yabP gene encoding sporulation protein YabP — protein: MEEKKVNRPKVQNLILENREKLSVSGVIDVESFNDECVIVDTELGVLVIRGEDLHINKLNLDDSVLNIEGDIMSCEYSDKEGSKSKTGFFSKMFK
- a CDS encoding spore cortex biosynthesis protein YabQ, with the protein product MSISVSSQAYVFLYSILGGMAIAFIYDIFRIKRKRVKTRSIVLHLEDFLYWIIVSLVMFASVYYSNEGEIRGFIFIGTILGVIFYALAFSRIVMKVSLKVIDITIKCVKTIWLILSYPFKIIFKILSIPIRFIFKLLGKYMRKARRASRSKAAKLALWGRMIKHRRKKI
- a CDS encoding septum formation initiator family protein, which encodes MSKRKKSKLGLILIVAVLVVFARVMIDQQRILYAKENQRDNLQKKIEEQNRINEELNNQKKIMNTDEYAEKVARDELGMIKPGERVFVDVNK
- a CDS encoding S1 domain-containing RNA-binding protein, whose translation is MLVEVGKVVEGKVSGITNFGAFIQLPGGKTGLVHISEVAEEYVKDISTHLKENQSVKVKVISVDNNGKISLSIKKAVDKPKIKSSRPMEIDWNRNSSSDNLSFEERLSKFMKDSDEKLHDLKKNFESKRGSGGYKKSIQF
- a CDS encoding helix-turn-helix domain-containing protein — encoded protein: MKTLGDRLRNARERKNLTQIDVSKQTGINNKTISNYENNVSSPDPLTLKLFAEVYETSTDYLIGCSEKSGKREDELTPDTLCIDVFGLPDEAVRQIEDYAEFIRLKYKQTKTSKRQK
- a CDS encoding 3'-5' exonuclease yields the protein MPKKWSGKCNDFIVIDFETTGLSAEANEIIEVSALKYIDRKFVGSYITLVKPKTRIPGYITQINGITNEMVKDSPCIEDVMPKLIDFIGDLLIVAHNANFDMKFLKYHAEKCGYKVSNPSLDTLILSRKAFPSLTNHKLATVAQHVGIKDGGWHRAEFDTRATAEILLKCLECLEHEVS
- a CDS encoding LacI family transcriptional regulator; this encodes MAVTIKDIAKIAGVSISTVSKVINDSPTIPDTTKNRIRKIMEEQKYYPNRIARSFVQQSSNIIGIFMELKRSDAFLNPYLYEILGGIEVIAHENGYLLNLSNVSSLVNGKNALDKIVMEKRVDGLILHVASINKSIVQKLEDLNFPYIVIGQPNFESNACWIDINNKLAGEIATSHLLDEGYKRIAFIGGTTDDAITTKRQQGYISVLQTNGMGINKAYIKEGDSTAEDGFRLMNELLDLPKIPDSVVCASNFIAFGAMQAIKKKKLSVPKDIAVIGFDNYPLSQYTEPELSVVDIDVFELGVHAANALMNKLKNPSLQVQYNMLSPNLIVRDSSKRG
- a CDS encoding extracellular solute-binding protein — translated: MKKLISTTLAAVLSLSLLLTGCGTKTEGSKTDETQNGTTTEVQASKEDAKPVELTLWQETEKAIADVISAQLKKLEPAIKVNVVRKEKVTEALKLVAADANGAPDLLWFAHDKIGLFATMGVLEPLDQYVSAEKFDNFLPMTRKAGMFKEQTYQIPAYFETLLFMYNKDLLSTPPATTDDLLAMMKEKTKDGNYGYVEQHSTAYYAAAWMNGFGGYIINGNSEPGLDKPETIDAVAYHKEFAKLMPKDGEFKTVTTLFYEKKAASTLNGPWIIPNSKQAGINLGFAAPPVINKNGKALSPFAGVQGLMMLKACKNKEAAAKVINFLTEKDLGVALAESTGAAPAHKAAYEEEKIKSNELISAMKAAAENATPMPNVPEMDVMWTVTENALVAVNKKDGDPKAEFEKAQKEALKLIEDMK
- a CDS encoding sugar ABC transporter permease, which codes for MKNNLYDNSRPFAYISLSWLLILAIVLFPIIYTIYISLTNMNVFHWTDFTFKGADNYIKALTNLDEGFIVVLARTLIWTVVNLVLQVGIALTFALILNIEGLKYSGLYKTILMIPWAMPGYISALIWRNGIFDNQYGLFNQILRSLNFEGVDWLNSDLMAFIACLVVNLWMALPFMILMIYGGLQSIDKSYYEIAEIEGAKTLSRVTRITLPLLRPILIPAVTITAFVTFKQFDIIYLMTQQTGSKTGADIHVIITYVFEKAFVTNNYGYSSALSVLIFVIIIILTGLNQRYMRERKELN
- a CDS encoding sugar ABC transporter permease, producing the protein MMESKKSKTLLVHSAAHVIMIVVCILFLVPIIYTLLISLKSSNSLVSSTLEIIPKDVTLDNYKAILFEEPFFVWTKNSLILTLSTVVFALAVASPAAYAYSRFKFKLRSGTLYMFLLLNAFPAILSMVAIYRLLRILGLMNTYSGLILVYTGGMIIFGIWNMKGYFDSIPVEIEHAAMIDGASHLKILISIVLPLARPVLIVTGVMIFISTWNEYIYAVNFLTSRDKFTLATGLYSLQGTEFTRNWPVFAAGSLIVSFPVLIVFFLIQKYMVSGLTVGGIK
- a CDS encoding alpha-glycosidase, whose translation is MFIEAIEHANDSVYAHAIDERTIVLRLRAKKGDLKECVLFYGDRACFVEPVIMDGIKMELAASDLLYDYFEVELKCQYTRVCYYFWLSDGITSTFYYGYEFHDKVDCHRSEYFQFAFLRREEIADVPGWLKESVIYQIFPDSFATAERYISGKESCQETVDGEICKGRLGGTLRGVTANIPYMQELGINCIYINPIFPGNNYHKYDTIDYFSIDPCFGSKEDFKEMVSKCHEAGIKVILDGVFNHSGAGFFAFKDVLEKGENSKYKDWFYRLEFPVQFYDKPNYDCFAYEKHMPKLNTGNPEVIDYFTKVGVYWIKEADIDGWRLDVANEIDHDFWRSFRKAVRAVRPDAALIGEVWEDAQSWLCGDQFDSTMNYRFTHLCDRFFAKRQISVEAFDGKVNAMLMRYRKNLLYGQMNLLDSHDVPRFLSKCGGDIRRQKLAALFQMMFTGTPSVYYGDEKGMSGWEEPEYRAPMVWQDDAYASDVFEYYKKLIRIRKENFAPLMGAYRTLVKDNAGSTYAFERRKDDKSLVVALNNSDFEREIEIPVGNGVTRITDLFEGNDCSVRDSVVKVKLQPMKGTVLRVDY